GACATCTAAACCAGTGTCAGACACTAGCAAAAATGTAATGGTATACTAAATAACAATAGGAGGCCTTCATACAGATTTTCTACTATCCATACAAATATGAATAgcaaaattatagatattaagaaattaattgcatgttttataattttgattatataattatatgcatttttttagttttataagagcatgcatgacaaaataaatatcataacttaaataatatttttataaccacAAAAATACAATCCAGATGAGCCAACTATGTGGTCAAAACATTCTAGGATCCGACTCTGGTGCCATCATATAACATAGCTCACTTTACTAGTCAACAATCCAAAGTTAACGGAACCAATGTCTGGTAAAGGTTCatagtaattttcaataacacCTTTTTCATACGCTTTCCATACTTGACACAGCCTTGAATAATTGTACATTATGAAAATACCACCTAAAAAAAAAGGAaccaaataaattttaattgtacattttaatcacaaaaatatttatttaaacaaactgTCTTTATTTGATGTATCACATTCTGTATTAATAACTTTACAATGACGGACACTTAATAATTCATAGACAATTGAAACATGGCATAGTTTTGAAATGATATCAATTGGATATTCGTCGGATTCAATACGATTAGCAGACATTTTAGTAATAGCTTCTTGTTTTCGCctgaaaaccaaaataatagaTTATGTAATATTccgaataggtatattaaattaattaattatatgctTACTGTTTATACTGTTTGGCTGTCACATTACAAACAACATTACCACACAATACAAGATTACTGTTGTATGGATTGTTTTTTTTCGACACCAATAAATGCAGTCCATTACTTCCTATCGTATAGCCATTTATTTTGGCTAAATTTTGAACTGCTTCTTTCAATAGTGCAATGCGTAAGCATGTAACTGAATCGTTACACTCATCAGAACTGACTGAGACTACCTATGTTCACAAAAAACTAATCTTAGAAACTAACTGATGTTTTTGAGACAATGAGATCATATACTTTACAGTGCTTTGGTGATCATCATTGCTACCATATTTACAGCCAGTTATTATTATCTCTTTCATCACTGTGGATGTccataattctttttttaaccatattgaTGTATAATCTGAAGACCACGAGCATCGTTCGACAATTGTCAAGTCCTCCATTAACTTTTCAACAATGTTTTGTAAGTCCTAGGAAATAacaaatgcatatattttgaatatagatTGAAGTTTCAAACTTTTAGTGATTTAATATGTTTAGCGACACTCACTTTAGTTGAATAGAAACGGATGTGACCGTTAATGTGGTGTTTCATCATTGGCAATTTAATGTCAATGTCAAGATCCACATGGGTTCGGACAAACAATCGCAATGCTTTGTAGAAATTTTCCAAAATGTACATGATTATAATGCAATACTAAAGTCAGTTGCTGAACTAGATTCAAATGATTCAACTACtcgtataataaaactaatttaatattatcacctTAGAAGCTACGCCCAGCAAGTTTAATAAAGACTATAACTAACtactttattactttttaaatagtttatattgtcATGCTCTTTTTTTAGCAAAAACTACGCctacaatttattgaaatagttGCTGAATGCTGGATCTTTTGCATTCAAAATTCTGTATTCATTATCATTTTTCCAAAACGACAATTTAAGAtcacagattataatataagatgtaacattataatattattataacttatagtacGTACAGTAGAAACCAGAAGACAACAGTAGAAGATAATTATTAGTGACAAGTGACGACTGAAATACTGAATACAAATGGTTATTTGTAACGAAATTTTACTTATCAATTTATTGACCTATCCATTGATAAGAATGTGTACAATGAGTTGCCTATACAAGTCCCAAACATAGTTCAAAATTCTTATAAGAACTTCTACCAATTACACACCACCTATAGATGAATTTGAATTCAGCATACTACAACacgaattttgaaaacaaaaaaattgaacattcaaaatatataataatatattaaaatatattattataatatatcagccatataacttatattatattcgtattgtaatttaattaccaaacaAATATAACTCCCGTAATTCACATGTGACACTGTGTCTAGGGGCACACGGGGGAGAATGCATTTtaagaatgtctataaactcgTGGACCAGTTTGTatggttaaatttggcatgcgacgAACaactgaaatagaaaaccaaaTTCCGTTGCAACTTGCAGATCACAATGATTTTTGTAAAAGAATAGAAGAACAATACATAGGGTTGGTTCTGTTGACTGTTGATCGTACATTTAGTAGGTATGTCACGGGTGTGTCAAAGAGGGAAAACAAATGGTGTGCTGACCTCTCAACCGGCAACCGACCTTCCTATTCTATCCCATAAGTAAAGGTTGTAAACCTATCAACTTGGAAGTTTCGGCCAAACAGTCGAGTTgtctttgcaattcaagatccttTCCCACGTTTTATCCATTTCTTCTTTTCCATTCTCTCACAACTGAAAAGGTCCGTGCATGAACCCGACAGCTCCATTTTTCGTCAAAATctggttttaaacttatatacaaaataataataaaaatggttaTATAACAACAACTGACTAGATAATATATGAGCTTAAACTTTAAGATAGTACTATTCTGATGCTTGAATTAGTTTGTCCAATCTTGTCTCCTGGAGGAAGACGAATATGCCTGGTGATAGAAAAACTTGTCCAAGTGACCAAGTATATCGTATAAGTCATCGGATAATTGATTGCGGTTTCATGCTTCGAGGTATGCGTCACATTCGGTAAGAATGTGTCTTACTGTGAGTTTGACCCCACAAGACATACATGAGGGGGGCTCTTCTCGGGACATTAGGTAACCACTAACCATGTATTCTGCGGTGATATTGAATTGAGTCCATGCTACTTTTATGTGTTTGAATTGAGTCCAGGGTATTATCTTAATATCTTTGAATTCTGGTGTGACCTATTCTTAGCCTGTTGATGATAGTTTCCTTGGTTTTCCTATcagtatgaatgtatgatactATGATTGGGCCAGTGAAGAGTATAGTAACAACTGTTTTGTATTGCCCATGTATTTTTCCAAGCTTGTAATGATGTAAGTTCTATTGTTCTTATTAAATTGGTCTTGGTCTTGTAGCTTCGGTATTGGTTTGGTCTTGTTCTTGCAAGCCTaatcttggtcttggtcttgctaGACCAGTACCATCTTGGTCTTGGAGGCTGGAGCTAGAGTCTTGCGAGAccgcaagaccaagaccaattTTGATCATCGCTAATTGGAATGACGGGCGgagattattttattgtttcccCTCTATATTTGTAaacccaaataataaatacctaattgttCTGTATACAGTGTATACAGAGCATCAACTGCCGGATCCAGTGCCGAGTGTCGGCGCAATgtcgatttattattaaatgcacTATGCATTCATTTCGTATTTTCGTTATCTGCCGTTGTTTGTAGCTATCGTGTATGTAGTttgtgtgtattgtgtattttagTCGTTTGTAGCTAGCGAGTGATTGAATCATTGCACAAGCAcaataaaaaatcgaaattttggTTTAGGTGTAATGATCTTATTTCTAATAAAGAAAGATGGCCTTGTGGTGGCAaatacgtgtatataataattctagaaaaacaaaactaaaacaattatagatacattatttagacaaaattctagttaaaaatatagatatataaatacattattattatttgcattgatGATAAAAATTAGTGATATCACAACAAAAACCCTTCATAAACTACGTGTAAAAATGgctgagtaaaaaaaatatatggtctTTAAGCACAATAAAGATGTGAAATCATGAATAAATGCTAAGTATATTGAATTTGAGttaacttattttgtttcaataatttatttacttggcgaggAATTATTGagaatagtatataaatattaataataatattttttaaatagtaataagttatattttaatagtccttcgccatttaattattatgttcatcACACTTTGTTTCCTTTAAGAAATTATTCCTCgtcaagtaaataaattaattattgaaacaaaataagtttactTAAATTCAAAATACTGAGCATTTATTCATGATATCACATCTTTGTTGTGCTTAaagatcttatatttttttacttagccaCTTTTACACGTAATTTACGAAGGGTTTTTGttgtgataataatactatcttATAGTTAGTCGACAGCCGTGGTTCATGTTTTACGGTCGACTTTTTTCTACTGTGACGGCCGTTCTACAGTGTATTTCTAAAAGTAAAatcaattactattttttatataggaggtactgtacagcaaagcagTTACCTACTTTCCCcttatgttttatacttttattcgttgatttttttcattGCACAAATAAAAAGGAGAAAGTACCTGTACCTAGGTAACCGATCTATATATTCCACAGTAGGCAAGGAAGTACAGTAAGTCACTGTAACACATtacgtgttaaatttgaatgaatGCCAATTGCCAATCATTGCACTCATTGACTCATTGCAGATATTCAATATtgtcagcataatattatatacttattatacagttaaacattacacatttacatatCGGTGGCTAATCATTATTTCTGTTGTCCTgtgtgttaatatatttttaatttccgaTCTCAATCgagccattattattataatagtatatgtatatctgCGAACCATAGGCCATGAACtgtaaggtaataataattataatcttataatataatatcatattatattatgtctataattaGTCTAAAGATCGAGCCGAATGACTGGGCCTGGGCGGCGGTCGGACAGTTCCCCCTCACCGCATTAAATCAGTCATGTCTATAATAGCGATCTGTTCGACCGGCGACCACTGACTGCAGCAGGCTACTGTAACTATTTGCTATTAGCTAATAGAAtacagaaaaaatgtatagttcaGTCATTCAGTGAGTAGAGTGGGACACGCGGAGGTTCCACGGCGACGGCACTATAACTATGTGGATCCACGTGGTTTATCACTGCCCGCCGCGTATCAACGGCGGCTGATAACGAGGCGGCGGCAGGggctgataagtgataacggGCACCCGACGGGCCTACGTCACAGTGCAGCAATGGGCTATAAGTGAATAGTGAGTGTACTGAGCGTCCGAACTGTGAGTGGCGAGTAGAGTGACACTATAATAGTAGAGTGACTACTACGGCTACGTGATTATAGCAGTTGCTGTTGGCCGGTCCACAGTCGTTCCGCGATAAAGGCGTTGGTCCGTCCGTCGTCCGATCGCCGGTCTTCCGCACGGCGTCTGTTTCTGTCGCCTACCGCCTCCGTGGCCACGATGTACGCCTAAACAGGGACACGGTCGTGCCTCCTCTAGCGATTGATACACGCGATCCACCGTCGGAGACGCACAACGGACCCACATCCGAGCAAGGTACATCCACCCGAACGCCGTTTCCGGGAGGCACTGCCACCGATTGCCGAACACACGgtagcccccctccccccagtCAAGGCTTCCGATCCGGTCGCGAGCCTCCTACTTTTCCACCGTTTCAAACACATACGTGTATAGATATTGctataatttcttatattttgcatttcattttcatatagtcatagtaataataataataatacatgtgtGGTGTGCACACAGGTCAAAAACGACTAAATAGAGTACATgtctagttttttttaaattttattttcgttgTGTGTTCTATGTTTTGACAATGTTCTTCACAAAAGATGCCTATCAAGGACCGGACTGTAACGACAATGGTGTCCCGCAACCGTCCACCGACTGATTCTAGGCCCAGATCAAGACCGAAGAAAATCGACAAAGTAAGCCGCCCCgataacaacaatattgttgTGTATCTTCTTACTTACACAACGTTTTTATTACCGTTTAACAATggctattattgttttattaccaaacatattacataacaattaacataTGTCGGTCTCCTCAACTGCTATCTCGGTCAAATATTTGCGCCAACACAATTTTTGCTTTAGTTTTGAgctacaaataaatattgtaaatctatgttatttttgataaaattactgCATCCatttaatctttttttctatgactACATCCCTAATGTTATCTCTATAACTAAAAACCCTATCTTCAGTTTGTTTCTTGTTTTTTGTAGGACATAATCATGCTTTATAACTAGTTAGTAATTCTTTTTACCTTGAGCGATTATGACACAAATGGTAGGTATGTATTCCAATTATGTGACAATAGACATTtttctttgtattttattattgctcaattaatttctattattatgtttatccaataatatttctatgtagTCTGTATTTTACTAAGTGCCtagatatttatttgtttagacAGTTCCACTATTCAGTGTTATAGAATTTATTACTAGTTAATTTCAatgttttatattgattataatattacctgatAGTTAACTTTAAAATTTGTTTGCACAATTCTAATCACGTTGTTCAGAAATCCCAAATAACAGTTTATAAAGTAAGACAAATCTATCtcaattatatagttttaaatattttaaaatgtaaaaaccttGATTTAAGTAGGcaccaaaacaataaaaattaaaaataatatctacctagataggtacctaaaaaaaaaaaaaaaattttaaaagtttcaaatgttttatttatttagaattatttaaaaagacaTTAATATAGTcttgactaatgtattataaatctaactcttaaattattatatttaactatttacttGTTAgttattgaaattgtttttttctaactaataactttttgaattattacaGATACATTGATGCTTAACTACTATcggattataattttaaaatattttttccaatgCATTTAACAGTTATGTGTTGTTGATATGTTATTGACGTTGACCAGTTTTAATATACTGCTTAcacctaacattttttttaggtattacaAAACGGCCAGAGTAATTCTAAATTCAAACAacttaaaaaatcaacaaaaatggATGTCCACTCACTTGTGGTATGGAAACATCCCATCTTAACTTTAGATTATTTCTGTAAAGAAGTAGTTTGTTTATCCAAATCATTTGTTAAAAAGTAAGTTACATTAAAAACTTGCATAGTTATtacttgtaaaatttttttaaaagatttgaTTCAATTTCAACAAGTTATCCATTGCGCACACCAAAAAGTAATTCAATTGctataaaactgttttttaaaGTGTCTCAAACAGtgctattaattatattatattttatttacattaagatatacctatttttctttggttttagcaattttttataaatatctaaatacaatttagtatttacataaaCCTGCATAATATAAGAtcctaaatatttttccaaatttggTTAATTAATATTCCTGTTTTCCACAaaagtagtttttatttttaaattgtattctttgaacagttgttaaaataatttaatggacCTTGGTATCATACTCaaacatatttatcaatatgttcaaattaaatattatgttgatcaaGAAAATAAATAGCATTAAACTGTTAGTGACAATACAATTTGTATggtcttttttaaaaattattacatattattacattttataacattgaaaTGTTGTATAGTTTgtgaaattaattgtttattttgttatcaacaataatttatcttaGCAATGAtgattaactatatttttattgcttttcaaattatatgcaGTTAGTTGTAtggttatttagttttattttaatttttaatcaaataacatTTCAGATAATTCTTAAACACATTTTGtcatgttattttataacaacttatatgatttttaaatagcaTTAAATTATTTCAGTAACATATTTACTAAAGGTCaatagtttgaataatatttaatagtaaaactgattgtattaatttttatttttcagattaatttgttataagttatatgtgCTTCTGGCACTTTTAGTAATTTCTactccaattattttattatacattgaaGGTCCTCATTTACCAGTAAGTCAttctgttttaattaaaataagttaatgtaaattaatgtaaattaattttgttattgatgttttagatattaatatGGGCAAAATCAAAAGTTGTATGGTGTCTCTATTGGTTAGGTCTAGGAGTCTTATCATCTGTTGGTTTTGGTACAGGCCTTCATACATTCCTTCTCTATTTGGGCCCGCACATAACCTCTGTCACTTTGGCCGCATATGAATGTGGAGGACTTAACTTCCCTGAGCCTCCATATCCAGAACAGTAAGttctacttattttaatttattttatatagtcatacatgattatttttaatatattaatacattttcagaaTTATTTGTCCTGATGAAGTTGACAGCGCCTGGATAGCCAGTTTATGGAACATCATGTTAAAAGTACGAGTTGAAGCCATGATGTGGGGAGCAGGAACTGCTCTTGGTGAATTGCCTCCATACTTCATGGCTCGTGCTGCTAGACTATCCGGAAGACCACCAGATGAAGACAAGGAAGATTTAATAGAATTTGAAGAATTACTGAAAAAAGAAAAGCATCCTGAAACAATGGTTATATTTCTTAGTTCATTATGTTTATTGTGTGGTAATTCATATTTCTACTTTAGACTCTGGTAGACAAGTCAAAATTGTTTGTCGAGCGACTCGTAAAAAAAGTTGGTTTCTTTGGAATATTAGCCTGTGCATCtgtaagttaatattttgttgtttacgATAAATCATTGTTCATACTGgagtttgaataatataaatattttagattccaaATCCATTATTCGATCTTGCTGGGATTACATGTGGACACTTTTTAATACCGTTCTGGACGTTTTTCGGAGCTACTCTTTTGGGTAAAGCTGCCATTAAAATGAGCATACAAGTGTTGTTTGTTGTAGTGGCTTTTAATGAAACACTGATTGCAAGTGTACTCGATATTGTTGGCAAAATCCCAGgagttggaaaaaaattgcAGGCAcctattacaacatttttagaaaaccaaaaacaaaGGTTACATGCCAAAAAAGACTCAAAGgtaatttgattaatattgatctttaaaaattatactgatCATTACTAAcatttatgtacttatgtagGGCACAAATATTGCTGTGAAATTGTTTGACCTATTTGTGTTATCAATGGTTCTTTATTTCATTGTGTCATTAATCAACTCTATGGCGCAAAATTACTATAAGCGAAACCATAAGACTTCAAAAAAGCGATTAAGCGACTGACATACGGTTGTCAACCGTTTGAAAAAATCTTATCGTAAGTCCAAACGGCATTGAATAAACTACTCATTCATTCATCCAATTATtttcgtataaattattatttcttggtacacaataataagtcttactacattatatatttattataaattaataaatattacagggttttgatttataactattataaaagtaaataaaaataaaatatttataaacttaatattactgtattattatgCTGCTCAATCAACTAAATGAAAATTGTTACTATTGTAAAACATGctatattaagatttaaaaatgtattgtcttGAACGACAATTTGAGCagctattttatttgtatttttattatgttaaaaataataatttgtgttccgtatggtatattttatatgaaatatattttgca
Above is a window of Metopolophium dirhodum isolate CAU chromosome 3, ASM1992520v1, whole genome shotgun sequence DNA encoding:
- the LOC132941851 gene encoding vacuole membrane protein 1 isoform X1 translates to MPIKDRTVTTMVSRNRPPTDSRPRSRPKKIDKVLQNGQSNSKFKQLKKSTKMDVHSLVVWKHPILTLDYFCKEVVCLSKSFVKKLICYKLYVLLALLVISTPIILLYIEGPHLPILIWAKSKVVWCLYWLGLGVLSSVGFGTGLHTFLLYLGPHITSVTLAAYECGGLNFPEPPYPEQIICPDEVDSAWIASLWNIMLKVRVEAMMWGAGTALGELPPYFMARAARLSGRPPDEDKEDLIEFEELLKKEKHPETMTLVDKSKLFVERLVKKVGFFGILACASIPNPLFDLAGITCGHFLIPFWTFFGATLLGKAAIKMSIQVLFVVVAFNETLIASVLDIVGKIPGVGKKLQAPITTFLENQKQRLHAKKDSKGTNIAVKLFDLFVLSMVLYFIVSLINSMAQNYYKRNHKTSKKRLSD
- the LOC132941851 gene encoding vacuole membrane protein 1 isoform X2 translates to MHLTVLQNGQSNSKFKQLKKSTKMDVHSLVVWKHPILTLDYFCKEVVCLSKSFVKKLICYKLYVLLALLVISTPIILLYIEGPHLPILIWAKSKVVWCLYWLGLGVLSSVGFGTGLHTFLLYLGPHITSVTLAAYECGGLNFPEPPYPEQIICPDEVDSAWIASLWNIMLKVRVEAMMWGAGTALGELPPYFMARAARLSGRPPDEDKEDLIEFEELLKKEKHPETMTLVDKSKLFVERLVKKVGFFGILACASIPNPLFDLAGITCGHFLIPFWTFFGATLLGKAAIKMSIQVLFVVVAFNETLIASVLDIVGKIPGVGKKLQAPITTFLENQKQRLHAKKDSKGTNIAVKLFDLFVLSMVLYFIVSLINSMAQNYYKRNHKTSKKRLSD
- the LOC132941852 gene encoding DALR anticodon-binding domain-containing protein 3, encoding MYILENFYKALRLFVRTHVDLDIDIKLPMMKHHINGHIRFYSTKDLQNIVEKLMEDLTIVERCSWSSDYTSIWLKKELWTSTVMKEIIITGCKYGSNDDHQSTVVSVSSDECNDSVTCLRIALLKEAVQNLAKINGYTIGSNGLHLLVSKKNNPYNSNLVLCGNVVCNVTAKQYKQRKQEAITKMSANRIESDEYPIDIISKLCHVSIVYELLSVRHCKVINTECDTSNKDSGIFIMYNYSRLCQVWKAYEKGVIENYYEPLPDIGSVNFGLLTSKEEWILIFNHLSVCPSVIQQSVEHLLSANVDVHRLCKFLMEMSSAVSLFYHRHHILSDPISSLLPLMYARLYLVKSTIQVYENVFQLLGIEAVREM